The following is a genomic window from Salinibacterium sp. UTAS2018.
GCGAGACGTCATGCATCGTCAGGCGACGATCCATTGAGGCCTTTTGAATCCAACGGAAAGCGTCGGGTTCGCTGAGCCCCATCTTCTCGTTGAGAAGTCCCTTTGCGCGGTCGACGAGCTTGCGCGTCTCGAAGCGCTCCACGAGGTCGCTGACCTCGGCCTCCAGCGTAATGATCTGGGCATAACGGCTGAGGGCAATCTCGATCGCCGGCAGCAAGTCGTTCGGCGTGAAGGGCTTGACGACATAGGCCAGGGCCCCGGCCTCAGACGCTCGCTCTACAAGCTCCTTCTGGCTGAATGCAGTGAGAAGCACTACGGGGGCGATGTGGTTGGCGCTCAGGCGCTCAGCAGCGGAGATTCCATCCAACTGAGGCATCTTGACATCCATGATGACCAGATCGGGGCGCAGCTCTGTGGCGAGAGCAACAGCGGTTTCGCCATCACCCGCTTCTCCGACCACCTCGTAGCCGGCATCCCGCAGGATTTCGACAATATCCATACGGATGAGCGACTCATCTTCGGCTACGACAACGCGGCGAGGAGCAGTTTGATTGGTGTTTTGGTCAGTCACACATCCCAGCCTACGGTATTCTATTCAGCGTTGTAGTCAGCCGAATTGGCGGAATGGTAGACGCGGAGCACTCAAAATGCTTTGTTCGAAAGGACGTGTGGGTTCGAGTCCCACATTCGGCACAACGACAGACGGGAAACCGGGAGCGGATCTGCTCCCGGTTTTTTCGTTAACGACTACAGCGGCACGAACTCGAAAGTTCGTGCCGCTGTTTGGCCGTTAGTAGCCTGCTGGCGCTACTTTGTGGCCCAAGCTGGTGCCTTTGCGTTGACGGCGTCGCCGATAACGTGAACGCGCAAGTCGTTGGTGGAGCCTGAGATTCCGGGAGGGGATCCTGAAATCACTACGACCTTGTCGCCTACTTCGGCGAGCTTCTCGCCGAGAAGCATTTCGTCGACCTGGCGATACATTTCATCAGTGTGAGTGACTCGGTCAACGATGAAGGACTCGATACCCCAAATCAGCGACATGCG
Proteins encoded in this region:
- a CDS encoding ANTAR domain-containing response regulator; translated protein: MTDQNTNQTAPRRVVVAEDESLIRMDIVEILRDAGYEVVGEAGDGETAVALATELRPDLVIMDVKMPQLDGISAAERLSANHIAPVVLLTAFSQKELVERASEAGALAYVVKPFTPNDLLPAIEIALSRYAQIITLEAEVSDLVERFETRKLVDRAKGLLNEKMGLSEPDAFRWIQKASMDRRLTMHDVSQAIIDQLSAKK